One Brassica napus cultivar Da-Ae chromosome C2, Da-Ae, whole genome shotgun sequence DNA window includes the following coding sequences:
- the LOC125581696 gene encoding ATP synthase subunit beta, chloroplastic, producing MRINPTTSDPAVSIREKNNLGRIAQIIGPVLDVAFPPGKMPNIYNALVVKGRDTLGQEINVTCEVQQLLGNNRVRAVAMSATEGLKRGMDVVDMGNPLSVPVGGATLGRIFNVLGEPVDNLGPVDTLTTSPIHKSAPAFIDLDTTLSIFETGIKVVDLLAPYRRGGKIGLFGGAGVGKTVLIMELINNIAKAHGGVSVFGGVGERTREGNDLYMEMKESGVINELNLADSKVALVYGQMNEPPGARMRVGLTALTMAEYFRDVNEQDVLLFIDNIFRFVQAGSEVSALLGRMPSAVGYQPTLSTEMGSLQERITSTKKGSITSIQAVYVPADDLTDPAPATTFAHLDATTVLSRGLAAKGIYPAVDPLDSTSTMLQPRIVGEEHYETAQQVKQTLQRYKELQDIIAILGLDELSEEDRLTVARARKIERFLSQPFFVAEVFTGSPGKYVGLAETIRGFNLILSGEFDSLPEQAFYLVGNIDEATAKATNLEMESKLKK from the coding sequence atgagaaTAAATCCTACTACTTCGGATCCAGCGGTTTCAATACGTGAAAAAAACAACCTGGGACGTATTGCCCAAATCATTGGTCCGGTACTGGATGTAGCCTTTCCCCCGGGCAAGATGCCTAATATTTACAATGCTCTGGTGGTTAAGGGTCGAGATACGCTTGGTCAAGAAATTAATGTGACTTGTGAAGTACAGCAATTATTAGGAAACAACCGAGTTAGAGCTGTAGCTATGAGCGCGACCGAGGGTTTAAAGAGAGGGATGGACGTGGTTGATATGGGAAATCCTCTAAGTGTTCCAGTCGGCGGAGCGACTCTAGGACGAATTTTCAATGTACTTGGGGAACCTGTTGATAATTTAGGTCCTGTCGATACTCTCACAACATCTCCTATCCATAAATCCGCGCCTGCTTTTATAGACTTAGATACAACCTTATCTATTTTTGAAACAGGAATTAAAGTAGTAGATCTTTTGGCCCCTTATCGTCGTGGGGGAAAAATCGGACTATTCGGTGGGGCTGGCGTGGGTAAAACAGTACTAATTATGGAATTGATCAACAACATTGCCAAAGCTCATGGTGGTGTATCCGTATTTGGTGGAGTAGGCGAACGAACTCGTGAAGGAAATGATCTTTACATGGAAATGAAAGAATCTGGAGTCATTAATGAACTAAACCTTGCGGACTCCAAAGTAGCCCTAGTCTACGGTCAGATGAATGAACCGCCGGGAGCTCGTATGAGAGTTGGTCTGACTGCCTTAACTATGGCAGAATATTTCCGAGATGTTAATGAGCAAGACGTACTTCTATTTATCGACAATATCTTCCGTTTTGTACAAGCAGGATCCGAGGTATCCGCTTTATTGGGTAGAATGCCTTCTGCTGTGGGTTACCAACCCACCCTTAGTACCGAAATGGGTTCTTTACAAGAAAGAATTACTTCTACGAAAAAAGGGTCCATAACCTCTATTCAAGCAGTTTATGTACCTGCAGACGATTTGACTGACCCTGCTCCTGCCACCACATTTGCACATTTAGATGCGACTACCGTACTATCAAGAGGATTAGCTGCTAAAGGTATCTATCCAGCGGTAGATCCTTTAGATTCAACGTCAACTATGCTACAACCTCGAATCGTTGGCGAGGAACATTATGAAACTGCGCAACaagtaaagcaaactttacaacGTTACAAGGAGCTTCAGGACATTATAGCTATCCTGGGGTTGGACGAATTATCCGAAGAGGATCGCTTAACCGTCGCAAGAGCACGAAAGATTGAGCGTTTCTTATCACAACCTTTTTTCGTAGCAGAAGTATTTACAGGTTCTCCGGGAAAATATGTTGGGCTAGCGGAAACAATTAGAGGGTTTAATTTGATCCTTTCCGGAGAATTTGATTCTCTTCCTGAACAGGCCTTTTACTTAGTGGGTAACATCGATGAAGCTACTGCGAAGGCTACGAACTTAGAAATGGAGAGTAAATTGAAGAAATGA